From Brassica rapa cultivar Chiifu-401-42 chromosome A06, CAAS_Brap_v3.01, whole genome shotgun sequence:
TGCTGGTAATCTGCAATTAGCATGGAACCAAATGTTCTCCTCAACAGTCAAGTTTCCATGGACAACGTCATCTTGCGGCACAAAACCAATAATCTTCTTATATGAGTGGATTGATAACTCCTTCCCGTTTATAAGAATCGAACCGCTTAACTTACATCCAACGGCTTTACCAGCTAAAGCAGAAAGAAGACTTGTCTTTCCTGCTCCTGATGGACCCATCACAGCTGTGATCCGACCTGGTTTCATGCTTCCCGTCACACATCTCAACAGATGCTTACCGTTGGACTTCAAAGTAAGTGTTAAGTCTTTGAAAGAAAGCTCCATGAGAGtcctcttcttcatctcagAGTAAGTAGCCATGTTAACTATTCCTGAAAAGGTAAGGTTTCTATTCTCTACCTCCCTGGCTTTCTCCTTCTCGATCTGATTATAAGCGTACCTCAAGATTTGACTCTGTGATTTCTTGATTCTGTGTCCTTTACCTCTCTTTCCACCTGTTGTAGTGGCACTTGGTCTTTCTATACTTCCTGCAGTTGCATCATCCTCAATCTCAAAGGTAGGTTGCACAGCAGATGAACTAGCATGACTTGAAGAATATTTGGGCAAGTCTTCCACCTCAGAAGAGTACCCACGAGCCAACATCTTGTGAGTTTCTCCATCGTTATTGGGCTTTTTACCAGAGAACGTTCGAGTTATTTGTGCACGGATCTCAGTTACATGCTTCGTAGCAGCAGTTCTAGCAACTTTCCATCTCTGGTTGGCCTTAGCTTTCTTCACCGCTGCTTCCCTGGACTTCGCCTGCCTCCTCTCCCTTGTTGTGAGGATTTGATCAGAACAGTTGTATATAATGAGTAGAATAGTAACCACACCACACTGCACAACGCACATTGAAAGCCATTCTCTTTGTCAAAATCTTTCATCATTCATCATTGTTGGTTTTCTTATCTGATTCAAATCAGTTTAACCGGTTCTAAATCGGTTAAAATTGGTCTAAATCGATCTAAATTGGTCTAAATATGTTTAATCAATCAACAATGTTAGTGCAAATCCATaaaatttgtcttttttttgtatatcttatttttataatGCATCAATATAACCgaagaaaaaaacttacaatAACCATAACCCCAAGTGCATGCATGTTCTGATTTGCAGTGTTGGGGTTGCAAGAAGTTAACTTAAAGCAAGCTGCAAGACAACAAGTAGCTAAGAAACAATAAGAGACAAAGGCTGTTCAATTGGTAAACATAACTTACGTTTCTCAGATGTAGACCCCATCCGACAGTAGTGCCTGAATCATACATAAGAGAATAGTTACTTTGATTTGAAAGATAGAGCATTCATTGGTAACAATAACACAACTTTGATGATGATTATAAGAGTCACAATAGAATGGAGTTTGAAGGGGAAAAAGTTGAATACCCACTATCACAAGGTACTTTCCGAGTGGTGGTTGGACAATATGATCCAGCGGAGCAGAATACCTCGCCGCTGCTTCTGATATCAGCCCATACATTTGCACCTCCACATGTGTGGTTTGGTTGTCCTGGTGGTAGTTGATAAGTATACCTACATAGATTTCAACTTCATCATCTTAtccaatgttaaaaaaattgctAAGTTAAGCGCTTTATatgagattattgattaggcggGCGGTAGACCGACTTTTTGAACCGATTTTTTATAATTCGTTCTCAAAAAATCGTTTCATTTAAGTCCGAATTGCCAAcaagaccgatttttagaacactgatcTTATCCCACAATCACATCATCAAatgtttgataaagaaaaaaaggaagaagcaaAACTCACGGTTGGCATAAGCTTGTGGTCTTGTTAAGGGTAGCTAAGGGGCAATGAGCACCAAGAGGGCAAGCTATTTTCAAAACAGAACACAAACTTAGACCATATGCTATATGAAAGAAGCttagagaagagagttttggaTTTGCTTACGTATCATGCAAGTGAGTCCCCTGGGGCAGAAGAAGCCTTCACAGCAAGACATACAGTTCCTTGTTCTTTCTGGAAATTCTTTAGAGTTTTGCAGATCAACTTGTTCGTTTGGATCAACGCTGCAGGCCCAACCAGGCTCACAACCAGAGACCCATGATGTCAAGTTGCAGTTCCCATTTGGTTGCAAGTACCCAGGGTTATTCGTTTTAGAGAAGAAAGCATTTAGATAGAACTTCATCTCTGCTGCTGTGCACATACGCCTACCAATATCACCTGTttccaaaaaaaacacaaaacaaaaagtcaCAAAGATGTGAAACATGTGTCAGCAGATAAGCTCCAAGAACCATAAGAAACGTGATAAGTTGGTTACCTTTGGTTTTCTGAATGCAAGAAGAGAGGAAGTCTAAATTGGTGGAGAAATTAAAAGCTTTGTTCCAATCAGCATCCCTGAAGGATAATCTCAAGACACTTagttaactaaaacaaaaacatgtcACTATATCAAACATCAAGTATACTTGAGAAGATCCAAAGTTGACTTCTTTAGACAATTTTGATAGCAATAATGATACAAAGCAAAGAAATGCATACGGGTCTTTGACGCAAAACTTGGCTCTAGTGGCGAGTTCTTGATTAAGTGCAGCAGTGCTATTGGAGAGACTACGGTAAACCATCTGTGTGACCAGGGGAAGAACAGCTGGATTGTTGAAGTCATTTGTGTCCTCAAACTGACCATAACAGACATAACAGACCAACCAAAGAACTAACAACACCAATCTGAGATTAGATCCATGTTTCAGCCGGTTTACACTCATCTTGAAATTCAATAACCTTCAAAGAATGAGAGAGATtagcaaaacaaaaagaaagtaGCTTCATTTCTCAAAAAGAGAGAGCCTTTTTCAAATCTTTTAACGTGAAGAACAATGTATGAAACGGCTCcatcttaattattttttaaacaaattgttAATCTTGATCTTGGGTTTAATTTAGATAATTAACTCAATCTAAATTCAAGAACTTGAAAACCcagaaactcaaaaaaaaaaaaaagtttattttttatgttcttcattgcaagttatttaattttgttcttCAGATGACAGAGCTCAAAGTTGATAAAAGAATGAGACGAGGATCaacgaatttaaaaaaaaaaacttacttgaTAAGGCAATGAAGTTCATGAAATGGGAGAGCTGAGGAATCAAAAAATGAATTTGATTGGTTCTTTTATAGTAATGTTAGAAAAGCTATGGAGATATTTGTGAGTTAATCTgccatcattgactctggacaagaaggagaagaagaaggaaggaaGATAGTGGGGTTTAATGATTCATTAGGACAAAGGATATTTGTGAGTTATAATTACGGTTAACAAAATAAGTAAAGACTACTAATCTTTATGGTTTCGTTTtaggaaaatatttattttatttctaaatttttagCCAAAGTTTCTGTAAGTATAATGATAACCAAATAGGAAAATACATTTATGGTGTGGCAATTCTTTGGTAGCTAGCTAGCTTAACCCTTCCCGTATAAAATTGTTTTACTGTTGCATAAGTGATTACGAAAATCCCTATAATTtcgctttttttttctctttatctTTATTGTCAGATATACATATTCCTTTCAAACCTAAATCATAATTTTCATACATATAAAAAACATATtgttataaaacatatatatatattaaattttaattataaatatattgttttgcAATTAAC
This genomic window contains:
- the LOC103871128 gene encoding ABC transporter G family member 24, which codes for MSVNRLKHGSNLRLVLLVLWLVCYVCYGQFEDTNDFNNPAVLPLVTQMVYRSLSNSTAALNQELATRAKFCVKDPDADWNKAFNFSTNLDFLSSCIQKTKGDIGRRMCTAAEMKFYLNAFFSKTNNPGYLQPNGNCNLTSWVSGCEPGWACSVDPNEQVDLQNSKEFPERTRNCMSCCEGFFCPRGLTCMIPCPLGAHCPLATLNKTTSLCQPYTYQLPPGQPNHTCGGANVWADIRSSGEVFCSAGSYCPTTTRKVPCDSGHYCRMGSTSEKPCFKLTSCNPNTANQNMHALGVMVICGVVTILLIIYNCSDQILTTRERRQAKSREAAVKKAKANQRWKVARTAATKHVTEIRAQITRTFSGKKPNNDGETHKMLARGYSSEVEDLPKYSSSHASSSAVQPTFEIEDDATAGSIERPSATTTGGKRGKGHRIKKSQSQILRYAYNQIEKEKAREVENRNLTFSGIVNMATYSEMKKRTLMELSFKDLTLTLKSNGKHLLRCVTGSMKPGRITAVMGPSGAGKTSLLSALAGKAVGCKLSGSILINGKELSIHSYKKIIGFVPQDDVVHGNLTVEENIWFHANCRLPAGQSKADKVLVVERVIDSLGLQAVRSSLVGTVEKRGISGGQRKRVNVGLEMAMEPSILFLDEPTSGLDSASSQLLLKALKHEALEGVNICMVVHQPSYSLFQTFNDLVLLAKGGLTVYHGPVKDVETYFSGLGIIVPERINPPDYYIDVLEGIVTNLNSDVSYKELPQRWMLHKGYSVPLDMRNNNSAAAGLEMNPDVRDSTINKEQTFVRELWGDVKSNFRLRRDKIRHNFLKTRDLSYRTTPSMWLQYKYFLGRIAKQRMREAKLQATDYLILLLAGACLGSLIKASDESFGAPGYTYTIIAVSLLCKIAALRSFSLDKLHYWRESASGMSSLACFLAKDTMDCFNTLVKPLVYLSMFYFFTNPRSTFFDNYIVLVCLVYCVTGIAYALAIFLQPGSAQLFSVLLPVVLTLVATQPKDSEAMKIIADLCYPKWALQAFVIGNAQKYYGVWMITRCGSLMKSGYDINEWNLCIMILILIGGVTRMIAFVGMIILQKR